The Caulifigura coniformis genome includes a region encoding these proteins:
- a CDS encoding complex I subunit 4 family protein, translating to MQNDTALLSLTIFLPTIAAFFLAFFRDDSPGAVAAMRMFSAFATFTTFLLSVGILWSFDSSVAGMQMQVAHEWIPSWNVYYRLGIDGISMPLVLLTSFISFLAMLASWSITKQVKGYLILFLLLETGMLGVFMALDFLLFYVFWEVMLLPMYFLIGVWGGPRREYAAIKFFLYTLAGGVLMLIAMLMFYFNSGNVFDLNRLAQIAAEGTMFSPTMQIIAFVLLFICFAIKLPSFPFHTWLPDAHVEAPTPISMILAGVLLKMGGYGIIRIAMPLCPYGAQYAAYALVAIGAFSIIYGAFAALAQTDFKRMVAYSSVSHMGYVLIGLAVWKINEATGDTVGPEYWNMGVNGAMFQMLGHGISSAGMFFMVGVIYDRVHHRDLNQFGGLMQKMPLYSGLAIGLFFAGLGLPGLCGFIGEVFVVLSSWNYSPLLAIIAASGVILTAGYILWTIQRVYLGPEYKGPHAEDLSEMNQRETFIAATLLAFAIVLGVLPNTMFSLMKASTENLTASMASSYKLLHKEEGPKVSLAESSPGE from the coding sequence ATGCAAAACGACACCGCCCTGCTGAGCCTCACGATCTTCCTGCCGACGATCGCGGCGTTCTTCCTCGCCTTCTTCCGGGATGACAGTCCGGGGGCGGTCGCCGCGATGCGCATGTTCTCCGCCTTCGCGACGTTCACCACATTCCTGCTCTCGGTCGGGATCCTCTGGAGTTTCGATTCCTCCGTCGCCGGCATGCAGATGCAGGTCGCGCACGAGTGGATTCCGTCCTGGAACGTCTATTACCGGCTCGGCATCGACGGTATCAGCATGCCGCTCGTCCTGCTCACTTCCTTCATCAGCTTCCTGGCCATGCTCGCCTCATGGAGCATCACGAAGCAGGTGAAGGGCTACCTGATCCTGTTCCTGCTGCTCGAGACCGGCATGCTCGGCGTCTTCATGGCGCTCGACTTCCTACTCTTCTACGTGTTCTGGGAAGTGATGCTGCTGCCGATGTACTTCCTCATCGGCGTGTGGGGCGGACCTCGCCGCGAGTATGCCGCCATCAAGTTCTTCCTCTACACGCTGGCGGGCGGCGTCCTGATGCTCATCGCCATGCTGATGTTCTATTTCAACTCGGGCAACGTATTTGACCTGAACCGGCTGGCGCAGATTGCGGCCGAAGGGACGATGTTCAGCCCGACGATGCAGATCATCGCCTTCGTCCTGCTTTTTATCTGCTTCGCCATCAAGCTCCCCAGCTTCCCTTTCCACACGTGGCTTCCGGATGCCCACGTCGAGGCCCCCACGCCCATCTCGATGATCCTGGCAGGCGTGCTGCTGAAGATGGGCGGCTACGGCATCATCCGCATCGCCATGCCGCTGTGCCCGTACGGGGCTCAGTACGCCGCCTACGCGCTGGTCGCCATCGGCGCGTTCAGCATCATCTATGGCGCCTTCGCAGCCCTCGCGCAGACCGACTTCAAGCGAATGGTCGCCTACAGTTCCGTCAGCCACATGGGCTACGTCCTGATCGGACTCGCCGTCTGGAAAATCAACGAAGCGACGGGCGACACTGTCGGCCCCGAATACTGGAACATGGGCGTCAACGGCGCGATGTTCCAGATGCTCGGCCACGGCATCTCCTCGGCCGGCATGTTCTTTATGGTCGGCGTCATCTACGACCGCGTTCACCACCGCGATCTCAACCAGTTCGGCGGCCTGATGCAGAAGATGCCGCTCTATAGCGGCCTCGCGATCGGTCTCTTCTTTGCGGGTCTCGGTCTCCCCGGCCTGTGCGGCTTCATCGGCGAGGTCTTCGTTGTCCTCAGCTCGTGGAATTACAGTCCGCTCCTCGCGATCATCGCGGCCAGCGGCGTCATCCTCACGGCCGGATACATCCTGTGGACCATCCAGCGGGTCTACCTGGGCCCTGAATACAAGGGGCCGCACGCGGAGGACCTCTCGGAGATGAACCAGCGGGAGACCTTCATCGCGGCAACGCTCCTGGCATTCGCCATCGTGCTGGGCGTCCTGCCGAATACGATGTTCAGCCTGATGAAGGCCTCGACCGAGAATCTCACGGCGTCGATGGCCAGTTCCTACAAGCTCCTTCACAAGGAAGAAGGGCCAAAGGTGAGCCTCGCGGAAAGTTCACCGGGGGAGTAG
- the nuoH gene encoding NADH-quinone oxidoreductase subunit NuoH gives MAPQLAARTLEEYLSQWSRLGPTGASLVAAIIHTALIGLFFGLPAFAFIWAERKVSGRIQDRLGPTRTGGRFGWLQSLADGIKLVSKEDLVPAAADAMLFRVAPYIVVVASFAAFLVMPFSDGWTSQALEVGLFLGLAILSLEVLGIIFAGYSSGSKWSLFGGMREAAQMVSYEVPLGITAVIPVVIAGSMNLNEIANLQSGWATNWFIFHDPFAFLAFFVFFTVTLASNKRAPFDLAEAESELVGGFHTEYSGMRWSFFFLAEYASMFFVSMLGIILFMGGWWTGIAPIDQAVASTLGGYPLRVLGFLVLMVKSGILVTAQIWVRWTLPRLRIDQVMTTCLKYLVPISCFLFLGATVWPMVLIAATGKPTLLPADPIGVRVAKAHDPLGTSPPPRRPVASPSSQEGGE, from the coding sequence ATGGCTCCCCAGTTGGCTGCTCGAACGCTGGAAGAGTACCTGTCGCAGTGGTCCCGTCTCGGGCCCACCGGCGCTTCTCTCGTCGCTGCGATCATTCACACGGCGCTGATTGGCCTGTTCTTCGGCCTGCCCGCGTTCGCCTTCATCTGGGCGGAACGCAAAGTTTCCGGTCGCATCCAGGACCGTCTCGGCCCGACCCGCACCGGCGGCCGTTTCGGCTGGCTGCAGTCGCTGGCGGATGGCATCAAGCTCGTCTCCAAGGAAGATCTCGTTCCGGCGGCCGCCGATGCGATGCTCTTCCGCGTCGCCCCTTATATTGTCGTCGTCGCCAGCTTCGCCGCCTTCCTGGTCATGCCGTTCAGCGACGGCTGGACCTCGCAGGCACTGGAAGTGGGTCTCTTCCTCGGGCTGGCCATCCTTTCGCTCGAGGTGCTGGGAATCATTTTCGCCGGGTATTCGAGCGGCTCGAAATGGTCGCTGTTCGGCGGGATGCGCGAAGCGGCCCAGATGGTGAGCTATGAGGTTCCGCTCGGAATCACGGCCGTCATACCGGTCGTGATCGCCGGCTCGATGAACCTTAATGAGATCGCCAACCTGCAGTCCGGGTGGGCCACCAACTGGTTTATCTTCCACGATCCGTTCGCTTTCCTCGCCTTCTTCGTCTTCTTCACGGTCACGCTCGCCAGCAACAAGCGGGCGCCGTTCGACCTCGCCGAAGCGGAGAGCGAACTGGTTGGTGGTTTCCACACTGAATACAGCGGAATGCGCTGGTCGTTCTTCTTCCTCGCGGAATACGCGAGCATGTTCTTCGTGAGCATGCTCGGGATCATCCTGTTCATGGGAGGCTGGTGGACCGGGATCGCTCCGATTGACCAGGCCGTCGCCAGCACGCTCGGTGGCTATCCGCTCCGCGTCCTCGGCTTCCTCGTGCTGATGGTGAAGTCCGGAATCCTCGTGACGGCCCAGATCTGGGTCCGCTGGACGCTACCGCGCCTGCGCATCGACCAAGTGATGACCACCTGCCTGAAGTATCTGGTGCCGATCAGCTGCTTCCTCTTCCTGGGAGCAACGGTCTGGCCGATGGTCCTGATCGCCGCCACCGGCAAGCCGACGCTCCTGCCGGCCGACCCGATCGGGGTCCGGGTCGCCAAGGCTCACGATCCGCTCGGGACGTCGCCGCCGCCTCGCCGGCCGGTCGCGTCTCCTTCCTCACAGGAGGGTGGGGAATAA
- a CDS encoding IS630 transposase-related protein: protein MPTPYSMDLRRRVVAEVDRGSPPAEVARRFQVTERTIWNWLALRKETGQITPRQGDVGPECVLEPHRERIFKSVQDDPGLTLAQRQRQLGLPGCATTLWNALRRWGITLKKSAQSC, encoded by the coding sequence ATGCCCACCCCCTACTCAATGGATTTGAGGCGACGTGTCGTGGCCGAAGTCGACCGCGGCTCTCCGCCGGCCGAAGTCGCCCGGCGATTTCAGGTCACTGAACGAACCATCTGGAACTGGCTCGCGCTTCGCAAAGAGACTGGCCAGATCACTCCCCGGCAGGGAGATGTCGGCCCGGAGTGCGTTCTGGAACCGCATCGGGAGCGGATTTTCAAAAGCGTCCAGGACGACCCCGGCCTGACGCTCGCCCAAAGGCAACGCCAACTCGGTCTGCCGGGCTGCGCGACCACTCTGTGGAATGCGCTTCGGCGCTGGGGAATCACTCTCAAAAAAAGTGCTCAAAGCTGCTGA
- a CDS encoding IS630 family transposase: MRFGAGESLSKKVLKAAEQQRPDVAQKRRWWNILVQSKACRRLVFFDETGADTKMTRRYGWGPKSRRVVDHVPQGHWKTTTFAAALRASGVIAPLVLDGPMDGECFLAYVRQFLIPALEPGDLVVMDNLSSHKQSAVGDAIRQAGAEVYYLPPYSPDLNPIEKLFSKFKTLLRTSAERTTEGLWNRIGVLVDEFTPSECLNYIRSCGYTAHES; the protein is encoded by the coding sequence ATGCGCTTCGGCGCTGGGGAATCACTCTCAAAAAAAGTGCTCAAAGCTGCTGAACAACAGCGGCCGGATGTGGCTCAGAAGCGCCGCTGGTGGAACATCCTGGTGCAGTCGAAAGCCTGTCGCCGTCTGGTGTTCTTCGACGAAACCGGGGCCGACACGAAGATGACGCGACGCTATGGCTGGGGACCAAAATCACGCCGGGTCGTGGACCATGTCCCTCAAGGGCATTGGAAAACGACGACGTTCGCAGCGGCGCTCAGGGCCAGCGGAGTGATTGCTCCCCTGGTGCTGGATGGCCCGATGGATGGGGAATGCTTTCTGGCTTACGTCCGTCAGTTCCTGATCCCGGCGCTGGAGCCGGGAGACTTGGTGGTCATGGACAACCTCAGCAGCCACAAGCAGAGCGCGGTGGGTGACGCGATTCGACAGGCCGGGGCTGAGGTGTACTACCTGCCGCCGTACTCACCCGATCTCAACCCGATCGAGAAGTTGTTCTCGAAGTTCAAGACGCTTTTGCGGACGAGCGCTGAACGGACGACAGAAGGACTCTGGAACCGGATCGGAGTGCTGGTGGACGAGTTCACTCCGAGCGAATGCCTGAACTACATCCGTTCCTGCGGATACACTGCACACGAATCATGA
- a CDS encoding TatD family hydrolase — protein MLIDTHAHLDEDAFSGDMHHCLDRARDAGVGRIITIGTTLESSRRAVELAERRPEIFAAIGIHPNYASAAGEDDWPELVKLAAHPRVVGIGETGLDRYWDHTPIDEQRDYFHRHLELSRETGKPFIIHCRDADADVLEILKNAAGQGTLNGVMHCFSGSQEMADECLRLGMHLSFAGVITFKKNAQLRAVAAAAPLDRIMVETDAPYLAPTPHRGKRNEPSWVKFTAQQLAEARGATLEDIAAATTANATRLFRLPD, from the coding sequence ATGCTGATCGACACCCACGCGCATCTCGACGAAGACGCCTTCAGCGGCGACATGCACCATTGCCTTGATCGCGCCCGCGATGCGGGCGTGGGGCGGATCATCACCATCGGAACGACGCTCGAAAGCAGCCGCCGCGCGGTCGAACTCGCGGAACGCCGCCCTGAGATTTTCGCCGCGATCGGAATTCACCCCAACTACGCCAGCGCCGCCGGTGAAGACGACTGGCCCGAGCTGGTGAAGCTGGCCGCCCATCCCCGCGTCGTCGGCATCGGGGAAACCGGTCTCGACCGCTACTGGGACCATACGCCGATCGACGAACAGCGCGATTACTTTCACCGGCATCTCGAACTGTCGCGAGAAACCGGCAAGCCCTTCATCATTCACTGCCGCGACGCCGATGCGGACGTCCTGGAAATCCTGAAGAACGCGGCCGGGCAGGGGACGCTGAACGGCGTCATGCACTGCTTCTCCGGTTCGCAGGAGATGGCGGACGAATGCCTCCGGCTCGGCATGCACCTCTCCTTCGCCGGCGTCATCACGTTCAAGAAAAACGCGCAGCTCCGCGCGGTGGCCGCCGCCGCGCCGCTCGACCGCATCATGGTCGAGACCGATGCCCCGTATCTCGCCCCGACGCCACACCGCGGCAAACGCAACGAACCGTCCTGGGTGAAGTTCACCGCCCAGCAGCTCGCCGAGGCGCGCGGGGCCACGCTCGAAGACATCGCGGCCGCAACAACCGCCAACGCCACCCGGCTGTTCCGTCTCCCGGACTGA
- the nuoK gene encoding NADH-quinone oxidoreductase subunit NuoK, with protein sequence MNDVGLTPYLLVAAVLFVCGIVCMASKRNGIGVLMGVELVLNGANINFVAFAKYGLLGMDGQAISMFVIVLAAAEAAVALAIALNFYNNHLTIDVDEANQLKG encoded by the coding sequence ATGAACGACGTCGGACTCACGCCGTATCTCCTCGTGGCAGCCGTGCTGTTCGTCTGCGGCATCGTTTGCATGGCCAGCAAACGGAACGGCATCGGCGTCCTCATGGGCGTCGAACTGGTGCTGAACGGTGCGAATATCAACTTTGTCGCGTTCGCGAAGTACGGCCTGCTCGGGATGGATGGCCAGGCGATCTCCATGTTCGTGATCGTTCTCGCCGCGGCCGAAGCTGCGGTCGCCCTCGCCATCGCCCTCAACTTCTACAACAACCACCTGACCATTGACGTCGATGAGGCCAACCAGCTGAAAGGCTGA
- the tsaE gene encoding tRNA (adenosine(37)-N6)-threonylcarbamoyltransferase complex ATPase subunit type 1 TsaE, translating to MTLPEPPEASLVFESTSEAETDRLAQALAKGLAAGDVAAFEGTLGAGKTRFVRGLAAALHADRSSVSSPTFGLVQHYDGELPLVHIDAYRLTGTEEFERMGGAELFDPEGVTLIEWSERIPGSLPRERWTIEAKHAGENSREYTIRSTHRDAARRIGTLRASLTT from the coding sequence GTGACACTGCCGGAACCTCCCGAGGCCTCGTTGGTTTTCGAATCGACATCGGAAGCGGAAACGGATCGCCTGGCGCAGGCGCTCGCGAAAGGCCTGGCGGCAGGGGATGTAGCCGCCTTCGAGGGAACGCTGGGGGCCGGTAAGACTCGGTTTGTCCGCGGGCTGGCGGCCGCGCTTCATGCCGACCGATCGTCGGTTTCGAGTCCCACGTTCGGCCTCGTGCAGCACTACGACGGAGAGCTGCCGCTCGTTCACATCGACGCCTATCGACTGACCGGGACGGAAGAGTTCGAACGCATGGGCGGGGCGGAGCTGTTCGATCCGGAGGGAGTGACGCTCATTGAATGGAGCGAACGGATTCCGGGCAGCCTGCCGCGCGAGCGATGGACGATCGAGGCGAAGCACGCGGGAGAGAACAGCCGCGAGTACACCATTCGCTCCACGCATCGTGACGCAGCCCGTCGAATCGGCACCCTGCGAGCGTCGCTGACGACCTGA
- a CDS encoding NADH-quinone oxidoreductase subunit J family protein: MEKIIFAIYALAACGGAIAVVVSQNVVRMAFWLIISLGSVAGLFFLLNADFVGATQLLIYVGGTVVLLIFGVMLTASGPMLTIRSAPGETVLGGLAGLAVLGMLVFATLGVDWNANRDKLLAKTAPAASNVESFRSPEEGQTVRKLGSALLGVRFDRDLKPGTRSLSTGYLLPFEIISIHLLVVLVGASYLARTKRRRAGSTPSDS; this comes from the coding sequence ATGGAAAAGATCATCTTTGCGATTTACGCACTGGCAGCTTGCGGCGGCGCGATTGCCGTTGTTGTCAGCCAGAACGTCGTCCGGATGGCCTTCTGGCTGATCATTTCACTCGGATCGGTCGCCGGTCTGTTCTTCCTGCTCAATGCCGACTTTGTCGGGGCCACGCAACTGCTGATTTACGTGGGCGGGACGGTGGTCCTGCTGATCTTCGGCGTGATGCTGACCGCCAGCGGCCCGATGCTGACGATCAGATCGGCGCCGGGGGAAACGGTTCTCGGAGGCCTCGCGGGCCTGGCCGTCCTCGGGATGCTGGTTTTCGCCACCCTGGGCGTCGACTGGAACGCCAACCGTGACAAGCTCCTGGCGAAGACCGCGCCGGCCGCATCAAATGTCGAGAGTTTCCGCTCGCCCGAGGAAGGGCAGACGGTTCGCAAGCTCGGCTCGGCGCTTCTCGGCGTGCGTTTCGACCGCGACCTGAAACCGGGGACCCGTTCACTCAGCACGGGCTACCTGTTGCCGTTTGAAATCATTTCGATCCATCTGCTCGTCGTCCTGGTCGGGGCGTCCTATCTTGCCCGAACGAAGCGACGCCGCGCCGGCTCGACGCCTTCAGACTCGTAA
- the nuoL gene encoding NADH-quinone oxidoreductase subunit L, whose amino-acid sequence MTPEQFLATGTTLKWLLGFAWLMPLAGFCVEIFAGYWSNRRSKTAAWLSVACIGCGFLLSLGAFITWGSATKWGALAAPASHDDHAHGHEMAVVRGQQPDAGAVPHTHGPGGHSHSHGDHQHTHGDAAAHAPYSYAFSGKFYNLAAFGSLVIDIDYYIDSLTITMFMMVTLIATCIHVFATGYMSDELTDDYEDHEVHLSGGRHFHRPGRYYRFFAFLSLFCFSMLGLVLAGNIFQVFIFWELVGVCSYFLIGFYVERKSASTAANKAFIMNRVGDFGFLIGLMVLFTWFGTFKFADTDPETVGQAGLFQMLRDHDGKLDIEGSGLDRTVYLQNGAGGRWVDSHSRQPRFIPYWLLTIAGLGVFAGCIGKSAQFPLQTWLPDAMEGPTPVSALVHSATMVAAGVYLAGRFYPMFVPEVLLVIAYIGVITLFIGATIAIVVTDIKRVLAYSTISQLGYMMLALGVGGWFAGLFHLITHAFFKSLMFLASGSVIYGCHHVQDMQQMGGLRKKMPWTAAAMLVGVIAIGGLAIPTPWFALAFSGYHSKDAVVATSLAFFSLNQHHLLLFVLPLVTAGITSFYMFRLWFMTFAGKPRDQHVYDHAHESPRVMVVPLIVLSLFAMGCAIYGENGPLARMILASEPSQVAPGLAATGSVPFSLPGHHHVHEKHSTAGILALLAAATGAFLSYAFYGAGWVNPGAIKEQLKRLHAFLTDKWIFDSTYDVMFVRPAHVVARWAQSFDRSVLDSLLHRTSKSMVDVAKWDRKFDESVVDRLVNVVGDLTFSAGRSIRGLQTGRLRQYVMFIAFGVLGLFLALFAFLPRG is encoded by the coding sequence ATGACTCCAGAACAATTCCTCGCGACCGGAACGACGCTGAAGTGGCTGCTGGGTTTTGCCTGGCTGATGCCGCTGGCCGGATTCTGCGTGGAGATTTTCGCCGGCTACTGGAGCAACCGCCGCAGCAAGACCGCCGCATGGCTGTCTGTCGCCTGCATCGGCTGCGGCTTCCTGCTCAGCCTCGGAGCGTTCATCACCTGGGGCTCGGCGACGAAATGGGGCGCCCTCGCCGCTCCCGCCAGCCATGACGACCACGCGCACGGCCATGAAATGGCCGTCGTTCGCGGCCAGCAGCCAGACGCCGGGGCCGTGCCACATACGCACGGCCCAGGCGGACACTCCCATTCCCATGGCGACCACCAGCACACCCACGGCGATGCCGCCGCCCACGCCCCTTACAGTTACGCCTTCTCAGGAAAGTTCTACAACCTTGCCGCTTTCGGCAGCCTGGTGATCGACATCGATTACTACATCGACAGTCTCACTATCACCATGTTCATGATGGTCACCCTCATCGCAACGTGCATCCACGTTTTCGCGACCGGGTACATGAGCGACGAACTGACCGACGACTACGAAGACCACGAAGTCCACCTGTCCGGCGGTCGGCATTTTCACCGCCCCGGCCGGTACTACCGCTTCTTCGCGTTCCTGTCGCTGTTCTGCTTCTCGATGCTGGGCCTCGTTCTCGCCGGCAACATCTTCCAGGTGTTCATTTTCTGGGAACTGGTCGGCGTCTGCAGCTATTTCCTGATCGGGTTCTACGTCGAACGGAAATCCGCCAGCACCGCGGCCAACAAGGCGTTCATCATGAACCGCGTGGGGGACTTCGGATTTCTCATCGGGTTGATGGTCCTGTTCACCTGGTTCGGCACGTTCAAATTCGCCGATACCGACCCGGAAACTGTCGGGCAGGCCGGACTCTTCCAGATGCTGCGGGACCATGATGGCAAGCTGGACATCGAAGGATCGGGGCTCGATCGAACCGTCTACCTGCAGAATGGAGCAGGGGGCCGGTGGGTCGACAGCCATTCCCGGCAGCCCCGCTTCATTCCCTACTGGCTACTGACGATCGCAGGCCTGGGCGTGTTCGCCGGCTGCATTGGCAAGAGCGCCCAGTTTCCCCTGCAGACGTGGCTTCCCGACGCCATGGAAGGGCCGACTCCCGTCTCCGCGCTCGTCCACTCGGCCACAATGGTCGCCGCGGGCGTCTACCTCGCGGGGCGTTTCTACCCCATGTTCGTCCCGGAAGTGCTGCTGGTCATCGCCTATATCGGTGTGATCACTCTCTTCATCGGAGCCACGATCGCCATCGTCGTGACCGACATCAAACGCGTCCTGGCGTATTCGACGATCAGTCAGCTCGGCTACATGATGCTCGCGCTCGGCGTTGGCGGCTGGTTCGCCGGGCTGTTCCACCTGATCACGCACGCCTTCTTCAAGTCGCTGATGTTCCTCGCGTCCGGCAGCGTGATCTACGGCTGCCACCACGTGCAGGACATGCAGCAGATGGGTGGCCTCCGGAAGAAAATGCCGTGGACGGCGGCGGCCATGCTGGTCGGGGTGATCGCCATCGGCGGCCTCGCCATTCCAACGCCCTGGTTCGCCCTGGCCTTCTCGGGATACCACTCGAAAGACGCCGTTGTCGCCACCTCGCTGGCGTTCTTCTCGCTGAACCAGCACCACCTGCTGCTGTTCGTTCTGCCGCTCGTCACGGCCGGCATCACGTCGTTTTACATGTTCCGCCTGTGGTTCATGACATTCGCCGGCAAGCCGCGCGATCAGCATGTCTACGACCACGCTCATGAATCTCCGCGAGTCATGGTCGTTCCGCTGATCGTTCTTTCGCTCTTCGCGATGGGATGCGCAATCTACGGAGAAAACGGACCTCTGGCCCGCATGATTCTCGCGAGCGAACCGAGCCAGGTCGCTCCCGGCCTGGCCGCCACTGGCTCCGTGCCGTTCAGCCTGCCCGGGCATCATCACGTCCACGAAAAGCATTCGACCGCCGGCATTCTGGCGTTGCTCGCAGCGGCCACCGGCGCGTTCCTGTCGTATGCCTTCTACGGGGCCGGATGGGTCAACCCCGGCGCCATCAAGGAACAGCTCAAGCGCCTGCACGCCTTCCTGACGGACAAGTGGATCTTTGATTCGACCTACGACGTCATGTTCGTCCGGCCCGCTCACGTCGTCGCACGGTGGGCCCAGTCGTTCGATCGATCGGTGCTCGACTCGCTGCTGCACCGCACGTCGAAATCGATGGTCGATGTGGCGAAGTGGGACCGGAAGTTCGACGAATCCGTCGTCGATCGTCTGGTCAATGTCGTCGGTGACCTGACCTTTTCAGCTGGCCGTTCCATCCGGGGACTTCAAACCGGCCGACTTCGACAGTACGTGATGTTCATTGCCTTTGGAGTGCTGGGACTGTTCCTGGCGCTGTTTGCCTTCCTGCCGCGTGGATAG
- a CDS encoding NADH-quinone oxidoreductase subunit N produces the protein MTVTQLLDQFQGDLWRSLEIFVPELILSVTVVLLLLSRLCNFDRLLPACWVALLGALAAFLAVFAQFAYVRTGGAMGGLHFLSTIFGLTETGVGASGPYFTGLMMHDALAVFFRLGLMLFLVLTMSLTVLTGIPDQEDGPDFYALLVGSSVGMLLATGANHLLMAFLSIEMISVPSYAMVGFLKGRRQASEAALKYVVYGAGTAGVMLYGLSLLGGLLGTADFSLFGERFGIVMEGQTFTLSNPTVIVALLGIAMVFVGIAFKLSLVPFHFWCPDAFEGASAEVAGFLSVASKAAVFALLARFVTSFSGGTEAVRQLSTYLGLSLGVIAAFSMTLGNLSAYTQTNLKRLLAYSTIAHAGYMVMAVAALMVLSNAGSTALGAGSDLKLESQVAVEGLVYYLSVYLFMNLTAFAVIAFLRNETFREDIDSVDGLIAEGPATKVLCIALMFSFFSLVGIPPFGGFFAKFAIFRSTFVAGQIHPLMWGVLAIAGLNTVISLFYYVRVLKAVFINPRPIGERRIATPAAAAAFTVLLAVPIIILGASPIQGRLSETARTVAGSLLSPTKSEKPQ, from the coding sequence ATGACAGTCACCCAACTCCTCGATCAGTTCCAGGGCGACCTTTGGCGGTCGCTTGAGATCTTCGTGCCGGAGTTGATCCTGTCGGTCACGGTGGTCCTGCTGCTGCTGTCGCGACTCTGCAACTTCGACAGGCTGCTCCCCGCCTGCTGGGTCGCCCTGCTCGGTGCCCTCGCGGCCTTCCTCGCCGTCTTCGCGCAGTTTGCTTACGTGCGAACCGGAGGAGCGATGGGGGGGCTGCACTTCCTGTCGACGATCTTCGGCCTGACGGAAACCGGCGTCGGCGCGAGTGGGCCGTATTTCACGGGACTGATGATGCACGACGCCCTGGCCGTGTTTTTCCGGCTCGGCCTCATGCTGTTCCTCGTGCTGACGATGTCCCTCACCGTGCTGACCGGCATTCCCGATCAGGAGGACGGCCCCGACTTCTACGCGCTGCTGGTCGGCTCCAGTGTCGGCATGCTCCTCGCGACGGGCGCCAACCACCTTTTGATGGCCTTCCTGTCGATCGAAATGATCAGCGTTCCCAGCTACGCGATGGTCGGGTTTCTGAAAGGGCGCCGGCAGGCCAGTGAAGCCGCCTTGAAGTATGTCGTGTACGGGGCCGGAACGGCCGGCGTCATGCTGTATGGACTCAGCCTGCTGGGCGGTCTTCTGGGAACGGCCGATTTCTCGCTCTTCGGTGAGCGATTCGGCATCGTCATGGAAGGCCAGACCTTCACCCTCTCGAATCCCACGGTCATCGTGGCCCTCCTGGGCATCGCGATGGTCTTCGTCGGCATCGCCTTCAAGCTGTCGCTGGTGCCGTTCCATTTCTGGTGTCCGGACGCCTTTGAAGGAGCCTCGGCCGAGGTCGCCGGCTTCCTGTCCGTCGCTTCGAAGGCGGCGGTATTCGCTCTGCTCGCCCGCTTCGTCACCTCCTTCTCGGGAGGCACCGAGGCGGTCAGGCAACTGTCGACCTATCTCGGCCTGAGTCTTGGCGTCATTGCGGCCTTCAGCATGACGCTCGGGAACCTCTCGGCCTACACGCAGACGAACCTCAAGCGGCTCCTCGCGTACTCCACCATCGCCCACGCCGGATACATGGTGATGGCGGTCGCCGCCCTCATGGTTTTGTCTAACGCCGGCAGCACCGCCCTGGGGGCGGGGAGCGATCTCAAGCTCGAGTCGCAGGTCGCCGTCGAGGGACTGGTCTACTACCTCTCCGTCTACCTGTTCATGAACCTGACGGCTTTCGCCGTCATCGCCTTTCTGAGGAACGAGACGTTTCGCGAAGACATCGACAGCGTCGATGGCCTGATTGCGGAAGGTCCAGCGACCAAGGTCCTGTGCATCGCCCTGATGTTCAGCTTCTTCAGCCTCGTCGGAATTCCTCCGTTCGGCGGCTTCTTTGCGAAGTTTGCCATCTTCCGCTCCACGTTCGTGGCGGGCCAGATTCACCCGCTGATGTGGGGCGTGCTCGCGATTGCCGGCCTGAACACCGTGATCAGCCTGTTCTACTACGTCCGCGTGCTGAAGGCGGTCTTTATCAATCCCCGCCCGATTGGCGAACGCAGAATCGCGACTCCCGCGGCCGCTGCGGCGTTCACGGTGCTGCTGGCCGTACCGATCATCATTCTCGGCGCTTCGCCGATCCAGGGACGCCTCAGCGAAACCGCCCGGACCGTCGCCGGCTCTCTGCTCTCCCCAACGAAATCTGAGAAGCCGCAATGA